In Atribacteraceae bacterium, the following are encoded in one genomic region:
- a CDS encoding HU family DNA-binding protein, which translates to MNKRDLVDAVAEELKKNGMEITKKDTAMVIDILFDIVQEELKKEDGKIQLVGFGTFGVKTRAGRRGRNPQTGKEVQIPASRVPFFRPGKVLKEMVK; encoded by the coding sequence ATGAACAAACGGGATTTGGTGGACGCAGTGGCTGAAGAATTGAAAAAAAATGGGATGGAAATCACTAAGAAAGACACGGCAATGGTTATCGATATTCTTTTTGATATTGTGCAGGAAGAATTGAAGAAAGAAGATGGGAAAATTCAGTTGGTTGGGTTTGGAACGTTTGGGGTGAAAACCAGGGCCGGCCGGAGGGGAAGGAATCCTCAGACAGGTAAAGAGGTGCAAATTCCTGCGAGCAGAGTACCATTTTTCCGTCCCGGTAAAGTCTTGAAGGAAATGGTGAAATAA
- a CDS encoding stage V sporulation protein S, whose translation MELLKISSKTRPAALAGALAGVIRENGKAEMQAVGAGAVNQAVKAIAIARGYLAPSGIDLVCIPAFVDVRIDDIEKTAIRFIVIPG comes from the coding sequence ATGGAGCTTTTGAAGATCTCGTCTAAAACCAGACCAGCAGCTCTTGCGGGAGCCTTAGCAGGAGTTATACGAGAAAACGGAAAAGCGGAAATGCAAGCAGTGGGTGCCGGAGCGGTGAACCAAGCAGTTAAGGCCATTGCTATCGCGCGTGGATACCTTGCACCCAGTGGAATCGATTTAGTGTGCATTCCGGCATTTGTCGATGTTCGCATCGATGATATCGAAAAAACAGCTATCAGGTTTATTGTTATACCAGGTTGA
- a CDS encoding NUDIX hydrolase, translating to MSILEGIPVRAAGGVLVKKDAGEWKVLLIQKRQSRLWMLPKGHLKEGETSAEASQREVAEETGFAVTLGPLIGAISFSYTRNLQRFHETVDFYLMTTEYARDWWDEDEILQSKWFSFEEAQNTLAFPDESGILREGRQLLEGL from the coding sequence ATGAGTATATTGGAAGGAATACCTGTCAGGGCTGCAGGAGGGGTACTGGTCAAAAAAGACGCCGGAGAATGGAAGGTATTATTGATTCAAAAAAGACAGTCAAGACTATGGATGCTTCCTAAAGGACATCTCAAGGAGGGCGAAACGTCCGCCGAGGCCTCGCAACGGGAGGTTGCCGAAGAAACCGGCTTCGCAGTCACCCTGGGACCATTGATCGGAGCTATTTCCTTCTCGTATACCCGGAACCTGCAGCGTTTCCACGAGACTGTGGATTTTTATCTCATGACCACCGAGTATGCCCGGGATTGGTGGGATGAAGACGAGATCCTGCAAAGCAAATGGTTTTCTTTCGAAGAAGCGCAAAACACCCTTGCTTTTCCCGATGAGAGTGGCATACTTCGGGAAGGCAGGCAGCTGCTGGAAGGATTGTAA